The following proteins are encoded in a genomic region of Chloracidobacterium sp.:
- a CDS encoding AAA family ATPase produces MSEIEAGADSIRKFLHELDIRIRARYPLIAINTFEEDRVREALIDLVFQERHKEKSLYFWSRPSGLQKVVDPKEGLLSSPQTIGDTEDPESLLGFISEQKTGIFLLCDYAPYISPYGQEDPLLVRRLREIAWKLKSTKATVLFVGPNFPELKTLEKEVTQIELDLPRESEIEDSIELQFENLRSNGLDISLTKETQDALQQSLLGLTAVEISNVVAKAVISCNGLNQDSINVILEEKKNVIRGSGSLTYVHPEPASNLGGYQSLRAILERAAYTFSPRAKARHVEPCKGILLVGLPGCGKDLCKRVASSITNRALLDLDFGSIMGEGGGVIGSSAMSIKRALSIAGTIKGILGISEFEKAVSGMKSSNKTDGGETARTISYLLNWMQDNKDVLVFATANDVRELESEQFRIGRFSYIHFVDLPEIEDRKEIFRVHLKKRALDAEQFDLERLVEKSKDFSGAEIEGAVQDGVLEAFIDGDRQAETRDIIKAAENITPTAQMMSEKIEEIRKWARNNIKGVGSRIENTGLAGNRTDRIYEL; encoded by the coding sequence ATGTCCGAAATAGAAGCGGGTGCCGACAGCATCCGGAAGTTCCTGCACGAGCTCGATATTAGGATTAGAGCCCGATATCCGCTCATCGCAATCAATACCTTCGAAGAAGATCGCGTAAGAGAGGCGCTGATCGATCTCGTCTTTCAGGAGCGGCATAAGGAAAAGTCTCTCTATTTCTGGAGCCGCCCAAGCGGTCTTCAGAAGGTGGTCGATCCGAAAGAGGGACTGCTTAGCTCGCCTCAAACGATCGGCGATACGGAAGATCCCGAAAGTCTTCTTGGCTTTATTAGCGAGCAGAAGACGGGTATTTTCCTCCTGTGTGACTACGCTCCTTATATCTCACCGTATGGGCAGGAGGACCCTTTACTGGTTCGACGACTTCGCGAGATCGCCTGGAAGCTGAAATCGACGAAGGCCACAGTTCTATTCGTGGGCCCGAACTTTCCCGAACTCAAAACATTGGAGAAGGAAGTAACGCAAATAGAACTCGACCTTCCGAGGGAGTCGGAGATCGAAGACTCGATCGAACTTCAGTTTGAAAACCTACGATCCAACGGGCTCGATATTAGCCTTACCAAAGAAACCCAGGACGCACTGCAGCAATCTCTACTTGGTCTAACAGCAGTCGAGATCAGCAATGTGGTTGCAAAGGCAGTAATTAGCTGTAACGGCCTGAATCAGGACTCGATCAATGTCATTCTTGAGGAAAAGAAGAACGTAATTCGAGGCAGCGGTTCATTGACCTATGTTCATCCTGAACCGGCAAGCAACTTAGGCGGCTACCAATCGCTTCGAGCAATCCTCGAACGTGCAGCATACACGTTCAGTCCGAGAGCGAAGGCCCGACACGTCGAACCATGCAAAGGCATACTGCTTGTCGGTCTTCCTGGTTGCGGAAAGGATCTCTGTAAACGTGTTGCTTCGAGCATTACGAATCGGGCACTGCTCGACTTGGACTTCGGCTCGATCATGGGTGAGGGAGGCGGCGTCATCGGTTCGTCAGCAATGTCGATAAAGCGGGCGTTATCTATCGCGGGCACGATTAAAGGCATTCTTGGTATCAGTGAGTTTGAGAAGGCCGTCTCTGGCATGAAGTCGTCAAACAAGACCGACGGCGGCGAAACGGCGCGAACCATCTCCTATCTTCTCAACTGGATGCAGGACAACAAGGATGTTCTTGTATTCGCTACCGCGAATGATGTTCGAGAGCTCGAATCCGAACAGTTCAGGATCGGTAGGTTCTCATATATACACTTCGTTGATCTTCCCGAAATAGAAGACCGAAAAGAGATATTCCGCGTTCACCTAAAGAAAAGAGCACTGGATGCCGAGCAGTTTGATCTTGAAAGACTCGTAGAAAAGAGCAAGGACTTCTCTGGTGCGGAGATCGAAGGTGCAGTACAAGACGGAGTTCTTGAAGCCTTCATTGACGGCGACCGACAGGCCGAGACTCGCGACATTATTAAAGCCGCCGAGAACATCACGCCTACTGCCCAGATGATGAGCGAGAAGATCGAAGAGATCCGCAAATGGGCTCGGAACAATATCAAAGGCGTAGGCTCACGAATCGAAAATACCGGCCTTGCCGGAAACCGCACCGATCGGATCTATGAACTCTAA
- a CDS encoding DUF1257 domain-containing protein, with the protein MSKYMTFDSQSFPNRELLLEALAECGFASPTVGTDIPLEGWDKRDPQTADVVIRRREVRGQSLLGDIGFRKSSKGYVAVIDDMDLSFRLGKDFIVRLQNSYHEAAARKMAKKLGGTLIKERIGKTLKIRIKY; encoded by the coding sequence ATGAGTAAATACATGACATTCGACTCTCAGTCATTTCCGAATCGAGAGTTACTTCTCGAAGCCTTGGCCGAATGTGGTTTCGCATCGCCGACTGTAGGAACTGACATCCCTCTCGAAGGATGGGATAAACGCGATCCACAAACGGCGGACGTCGTTATCAGGCGTCGTGAAGTACGGGGACAATCGCTTTTAGGAGATATCGGCTTCCGGAAATCGTCAAAAGGTTATGTCGCAGTAATTGATGATATGGATTTGTCGTTTCGCTTGGGAAAAGACTTTATCGTCCGACTTCAGAACAGCTATCACGAAGCAGCTGCAAGAAAAATGGCCAAGAAACTCGGCGGCACGCTTATTAAAGAACGAATCGGAAAAACTCTGAAAATAAGAATCAAATACTGA
- a CDS encoding DUF2997 domain-containing protein gives MPEVEFKIDTERGTCETEIKGYQGTACEKAARHLKEILGDPSIETKKQEYFVTPSVKQTNKLR, from the coding sequence ATGCCCGAAGTTGAATTCAAGATCGATACCGAACGCGGAACATGCGAAACCGAGATAAAAGGGTATCAAGGGACTGCGTGCGAGAAGGCTGCTAGACATCTGAAGGAGATTTTAGGTGACCCCTCTATTGAGACTAAAAAGCAAGAGTATTTTGTCACGCCGAGTGTCAAACAGACCAATAAACTACGATGA
- a CDS encoding 4Fe-4S cluster-binding domain-containing protein: MSNKITFILEPDSGKLTAEVSGIPADQLIDLRDDLGTSQNLNCGKPMQGQSWEPGNLKDDRHYIWLHRIYHNSVVDGPGRRSVIQVAGCSIRCPGCYVPETHDRHNGKKVSISSILEEIVSKRYENDGVTILGGEPFDQSDSVAELVLRLNKLGFHIVVYTGNTIEYLSTKDDPSITYTLSHIDLLIDGPFKSSLVAETGEYRGSSNQRLLQQK, encoded by the coding sequence ATGAGTAATAAGATCACCTTCATACTCGAACCAGACAGTGGGAAACTTACCGCTGAAGTCTCAGGCATTCCCGCTGATCAACTGATCGATCTCAGAGACGACCTTGGAACTTCCCAAAATTTGAATTGCGGAAAGCCGATGCAAGGTCAGTCTTGGGAACCGGGTAACCTTAAGGATGATCGCCATTACATCTGGCTTCATCGCATATATCACAACTCGGTGGTTGATGGTCCGGGTCGTCGGAGCGTGATTCAAGTTGCGGGTTGTTCAATTCGTTGTCCAGGTTGCTACGTTCCCGAAACTCATGATCGCCACAACGGGAAAAAGGTTTCTATTTCCTCAATTCTCGAAGAGATCGTTTCAAAACGCTATGAAAACGACGGTGTAACAATTCTCGGAGGCGAGCCTTTTGATCAATCTGATTCCGTGGCGGAACTTGTGTTGAGACTGAATAAACTTGGCTTCCACATTGTCGTCTACACGGGCAATACTATCGAGTATTTATCTACAAAAGACGACCCTAGCATCACCTATACTCTATCCCACATTGACTTGCTCATTGACGGTCCTTTTAAATCATCTCTAGTCGCTGAAACAGGGGAGTATCGAGGGTCATCGAATCAGCGCCTGTTACAGCAGAAATAG
- a CDS encoding TolC family protein — MGIRNILAIVGGHLAKLGLAVLFFVSFHSAFAQQTVPAPVPTPAPSLQYIGQDGLSVERLVESAGSRRADLLAARQRLVIAEGRLVQAGLRPNPVFSTEYGSPRFLGGESEYDFSAGLAQPFELGGKRGKRRAVAELELQQVRAEVAAIERNIAVEIRRDYARAISAARQLDVLERLLAADAELVRVTEARLNEGDVAPLDLNLVRVESDRLKIQRIEARNELETALLRIRTLIGADVAEPLRLAPQSDRPPRLDLGLGELTQKALSDRSDLQAARIGERLGTARLSLARAEAAPDITPSVRFSRTKAFTDLPTSAGGGRANNLDNELTFGVSIDLPVSNRNQGGIAAAVGEQVQAVRTREFLEATIRRDVAVAYGQYRAAAEKLVLYTTQILPRSETNLQTVRAAYNAGEFSVFEVVNEQRRLNENVTNYNRILEEYYTTLTALEAAVGAALPPSAFMPGSTSVLPDTRIVPRQFTREEFLKSNNENKTERIGSLETTKRKIEEEKK; from the coding sequence ATGGGCATAAGGAATATTTTAGCGATCGTAGGTGGGCATCTAGCGAAGCTCGGTTTAGCCGTCCTCTTTTTTGTCAGCTTTCATTCGGCATTCGCCCAGCAAACTGTTCCCGCGCCCGTACCGACTCCGGCCCCGTCGCTTCAATACATTGGTCAGGATGGCTTGAGTGTCGAGCGGCTTGTAGAAAGCGCCGGCAGTCGTCGGGCGGATCTGCTTGCGGCGCGGCAGCGACTCGTGATCGCCGAAGGGCGCCTCGTTCAAGCCGGACTTCGGCCAAATCCGGTCTTTAGTACCGAATACGGCAGCCCCCGTTTTCTGGGCGGCGAAAGCGAGTATGACTTTTCGGCAGGGTTGGCTCAACCTTTTGAGCTCGGAGGAAAACGTGGAAAGCGACGGGCCGTTGCGGAACTCGAACTCCAACAGGTTCGGGCCGAGGTCGCGGCTATCGAACGGAATATCGCCGTCGAAATTCGCCGGGATTATGCTCGGGCTATATCGGCCGCGCGGCAGCTCGATGTATTGGAAAGGCTTCTGGCCGCTGACGCGGAACTGGTTCGGGTGACGGAAGCACGCTTAAACGAAGGCGATGTGGCGCCGCTCGACCTGAATCTAGTCAGAGTCGAAAGCGACCGCCTGAAAATTCAAAGAATCGAAGCAAGAAACGAGTTGGAAACTGCCCTATTAAGAATTCGAACCTTGATCGGAGCTGATGTCGCGGAACCGCTTCGCTTGGCGCCTCAGTCCGACCGGCCGCCACGCCTCGATCTGGGACTTGGCGAACTTACCCAAAAAGCACTGAGCGATCGCTCCGACTTACAGGCCGCTCGGATCGGTGAGAGGCTAGGAACTGCCAGGCTGAGCTTGGCTCGCGCTGAGGCGGCTCCAGATATCACACCATCAGTGCGTTTTTCGCGTACCAAAGCATTTACCGATCTGCCCACATCGGCCGGAGGCGGGCGTGCCAATAATTTAGACAACGAGCTCACATTCGGCGTGTCGATAGATCTTCCGGTGTCCAACCGTAACCAGGGCGGAATTGCAGCCGCTGTCGGTGAACAGGTTCAAGCGGTGCGGACGCGGGAATTCTTAGAGGCAACAATACGGCGTGATGTCGCAGTTGCATACGGCCAGTATCGGGCCGCAGCAGAAAAGCTGGTGTTGTACACAACTCAAATCCTGCCGAGATCTGAGACAAATCTACAGACCGTTCGGGCGGCGTATAATGCCGGCGAGTTTTCGGTGTTCGAGGTCGTTAACGAACAGCGTCGTTTGAATGAGAACGTCACGAATTATAACCGGATTTTGGAAGAATACTACACGACCTTAACAGCACTCGAGGCAGCAGTCGGTGCAGCCCTGCCGCCATCCGCATTCATGCCGGGATCAACATCTGTCCTTCCCGATACCAGGATAGTGCCGAGACAGTTTACCAGGGAAGAATTTTTGAAGTCGAATAACGAGAATAAAACCGAACGGATCGGTTCGTTAGAGACGACCAAAAGGAAAATAGAAGAGGAGAAAAAATGA